The Pseudolabrys sp. FHR47 genome contains a region encoding:
- a CDS encoding acetamidase/formamidase family protein, translated as MSKHHVLRGDVGTVHRGVFDASIKPALRIESGDTVEVTTITANDENLPPPDSGFALTPEHQRVLAQVPRGIGAHFMTGPIEIAGAAPGDELVIEVLELGFAQPWGWNMIKPGLGALPNDFDKLRTIHVSIDEKRGVVTMPWGLELKVSPFFGVMGVAPRPADGACISNIPRSFGGNMDNKNLGVGSTLHLPVFNNGGLLSVGDGHAVQGDGEVCVTAIETALRGKLRVSLLKQTGIDHPWAQTPTHIITMGFNEDLDLAAEFALRAMIRKIGEINGLSREDAFSLISVAGDCCVTQLVNVAKGVHVMMAKELLGR; from the coding sequence ATGAGCAAACATCACGTTCTTCGCGGCGACGTCGGCACCGTGCATCGCGGCGTGTTCGATGCCAGCATCAAGCCGGCACTGCGGATCGAGTCCGGCGACACCGTCGAAGTGACGACCATTACGGCCAATGACGAGAATCTCCCGCCGCCCGACTCCGGTTTTGCACTGACGCCCGAACACCAGCGAGTGCTAGCGCAGGTACCGCGCGGCATCGGCGCCCATTTCATGACGGGACCGATCGAGATCGCCGGCGCCGCGCCGGGCGACGAACTGGTCATCGAAGTGCTAGAACTTGGCTTCGCCCAACCCTGGGGCTGGAACATGATTAAGCCGGGCCTCGGCGCCCTGCCCAACGATTTCGACAAGTTACGCACGATTCACGTGTCGATCGACGAGAAGCGCGGCGTGGTCACCATGCCGTGGGGGCTGGAACTGAAAGTTTCGCCGTTCTTCGGCGTGATGGGCGTGGCGCCCAGGCCCGCCGATGGCGCCTGCATCTCCAACATCCCCCGTTCCTTCGGCGGCAACATGGACAACAAGAATCTCGGCGTCGGCTCGACCTTGCATCTGCCGGTGTTCAACAATGGCGGCCTGCTGTCGGTTGGCGACGGCCATGCCGTTCAGGGCGACGGCGAGGTCTGCGTTACGGCGATCGAGACTGCGCTGCGCGGCAAGCTACGCGTCTCGCTGCTGAAACAAACCGGCATCGATCATCCCTGGGCCCAGACGCCGACGCACATCATCACCATGGGCTTCAACGAGGATCTCGACCTCGCCGCCGAATTCGCCCTGCGCGCCATGATCAGGAAGATCGGCGAAATCAACGGGCTATCGCGCGAAGATGCCTTCTCGCTGATCAGCGTCGCCGGCGACTGCTGCGTGACGCAGCTCGTCAACGTCGCCAAGGGCGTGCATGTGATGATGGCGAAGGAGTTGCTGGGGCGGTAA